Proteins encoded in a region of the Quercus lobata isolate SW786 chromosome 8, ValleyOak3.0 Primary Assembly, whole genome shotgun sequence genome:
- the LOC115957043 gene encoding uncharacterized protein LOC115957043: MTIVANNYLNENRPYTKVVELLVLGFTGKLLSWWNHYLTEKSKEEIKSVVQKEEDGRPIYDEAIGRGVPDGVNTLIYTITWHFIGTPSNITTMIHDQLSNLRCPTLGDYKWYGGVFTTQVMHRSDCNSPFWKEKFINVLPSLFAHKIREALSNTSGVIDYDDLTYRDISSIIHREGMKMCIDMKIQNHSNKDKRKAKYEVGNFCTQYGLPFIAPSKRKSKEKEYPKKRTISKYYRSHKKPSNFGRNDFYKKSKKSRDYHKANSKRKNPIQKTFDKKNSKCYKCGKKCHFRNECKSKAKALINTLQGDQSSKEEIFRLLELNHSDSEFSNSSSDHEIFQINQSSSSRESSNISSSPDIRIGCKDNCCKNKFVNILSQQEELLLTLIEKVEDPVVKAQYLS, encoded by the coding sequence ATGACTATAGTAGCCAATAACTACCTCAATGAAAATCGTCCCTATACCAAAGTAGTTGAACTCCTGGTCTTAGGTTTCACAGGAAAACTTCTGTCATGGTGGAACCATTACCtaacagaaaaatcaaaagaagaGATCAAAAGTGTAGTCCAGAAAGAGGAGGATGGACGCCCAATCTATGATGAAGCCATAGGTAGAGGTGTCCCAGATGGAGTAAATACCCTAATCTATACCATTACATGGCATTTCATAGGGACCCCTAGCAACATTACAACCATGATACATGACCAGTTAAGTAACCTTAGGTGTCCTACCCTTGGTGATTACAAGTGGTATGGGGGTGTCTTTACCACACAAGTCATGCACAGAAGTGATTGTAACTCTCCCTTTTGGAAGGAGAAGTTCATCAACGTTTTACCCAGTCTTTTTGCACATAAGATTAGAGAAGCTCTTAGCAACACCTCAGGTGTCATAGATTATGATGACCTGACTTACAGAGATATATCTAGTATCATCCACAGGGAAGGCATGAAGATGTGCATAGatatgaaaattcaaaaccatTCCAATAAGGACAAAAGAAAAGCTAAGTACGAAGTAGGAAACTTCTGTACTCAGTATGGCCTACCCTTTATAGCCCCATCCAAGAGAAAATCCAAGGAAAAAGAATACCCTAAGAAAAGAACAATCTCTAAGTACTATAGAAGTCATAAGAAGCCCAGCAACTTCGGTAGAAATGATTTCTATAAGAAAAGCAAGAAGTCCAGAGATTACCATAAAGCcaatagtaaaagaaaaaatccaataCAAAAAACATTCGATAAGAAGAATAGCAAATGTTATAAGTGTGGCAAGAAATGTCATTTTAGGAATGAGTGTAAATCCAAAGCTAAAGCTTTAATTAACACCCTCCAAGGTGACCAAAGCAGCAAAGAGGAGATTTTCAGGCTCCTAGAACTCAATCACTCAGACAGTGAGTTCTCCAATAGTTCTAGTGATCATGAGATTTTCCAGATTAACCAGTCATCATCTTCTAGAGAATCATCCAACATCTCTAGTAGTCCAGACATCAGGATAGGATGTAAAGACAATTGTTGCAAAAACAAGTTTGTCAACATTCTTAGCCAACAAGAAGAGCTCTTGCTCACTTTAATAGAAAAGGTAGAAGACCCAGTTGTTAAGGCCCAATATCTTAgctag